The genomic interval GGCCGAGCTGGCGGAACTGGCCGAGACCCTGCCCTATGGCTGGGTGGAGGATGAGAGCAATCAGGATGTGAGCTACGATCGCAACTTCCTGCGCCAGCAGCTCATTCCCCAGCTCAAGGCGCGCTGGCCCGCCATGGCCCAGACGGCGGCGCGCAGCATGGCCCTGTGCGCCGAGCAGGAGGCGCTGATCAGCGAGCTGGCGGAGGCGGACTGGCAACGGGCAGGGGAGGGGGAGGCGCTGCGCATCGAGGCGCTGCTGCCGCTCTCCCCGGTGCGGCGCAACAACCTGCTGCGCCACTGGATCCGTCGTCAGGGGGGGGAGATGCCGTCCCGGGAGCTGCTGGGGCTGCTGTGGCAGGAGGTGGCGCTGGCGCGCGAAGACGCCAACCCCAGGCTGAGCCTGCAGGGGCTGGAGTGTCGCCGCTTTCAGGGACGACTCCACCTGGTGCCGCCCGGCCTTGCCCCTCGTGAGGAGGTGTTGCCCATCCGGGTGGGGGAGACGCTCTGCCTGCCGGACGGACTGGGGGCCTTCAGGCTGCTGTCATCGGATGGGGGGGAAGGGCTGCGCCCGCCACGGGAGGACGAGCCCCTGTCGGTGCGTTTTCAGGTGGCGTCCGGCGTCATGCTCAAGCCGGTGGGGCGGGTTGGCAGCCGGCGCCTGAAGAAGTTGCTGCAAGAGCACGGGGTGCCCTCCTGGCAACGGGGGCGTATTCCCATCCTCTATTACGGGGAGCAGGTGGCGCTGGTGGCCGGACTCTTCGTCTGCGACGGATTTCTGGCGCCCGAGGGGGGCATCAAGGGAGACTGGCTACGAGCCGTCACCCCGGAACTTGACTGAAGGCCGCCGAGGGAGTGCCAGGCCGCCCTATTCGGACGACCCTGTCACGCCGGCCTTCTTGCGGGCGTAGAGGTGGGCATCTGCCGTGGCATAGAGGCGCTGCACGTCCATGCCCGAGTGCCAGCTGGCGGCCCCCAGGCTGCAGCCCACCGAGAAGGCGCTGAGCTCCTTGTGGCTGTGCAGCACATGTTGCAGCCGCAGCCAGACCGGGCGCCAGGCCTCGGGATCGGCGGGTTGCAGCAGCAGGGCGAACTCGTCGCCGCCGAGGCGAAACGCCTGATCCGTGCCGCGAATGCAGCCCTGCAGCAGCTGGGCGAAGCGGCTCAGCACCAGATCCCCCACCGGATGACCCCAGGTGTCATTGACCTGCTTGAAGCGATCGAGATCCAGCAGCACCAGCACCAGACCGTGGGGCTCCCGGCAGTGTTGCTCCACCGCCCGGCCAATGGCCTCGTCGAAATAGGAGCGGTTGCCAAGCCCGGTCAGGTGATCGAGCCGCACCTGCTGCTCCAGCCGGCTCAGCCGCAGATAGAGCGGCAGAGGCAGGCAGAACAGCTGGTGATATTGCCCCAGCTGCCGCCGCTGGCCGTCGCTCAGGGGCTGCTCCAGCTCGTAGTGCAGCTGTCCGAGCAACTGCTCGTGCTGGCCGCGCAGCTCGAAGCGGTAGCTATGCAGCACCTGCCGGGCCTGGGGGGCGTGGGCGATGAGGCTATGGGGCTGACCGCAGTCGAGGTGGAGCGTGTGGATCCGGACAATCTTTGCCACCCGCTCGGCAAAGATTGCCAGCAGGGCGTCAAGATCCCGTTGCCTCAGCAGCTCCTGAAGCTGCTGATAAGTATCCTGCCCGGTCAGCGGCGTGAGCCGCTCCATCTGCTGTACCCACTGCTCTATGCCATGTCCGAAGCCGTTCAAAGACGATGTGTTTTCCACGTTGCAGCCTTACACCTCTCCACTCATTGTTAGGTTTCTTGCAATCCCCGTGCCCAAAATATGTTCGATGGAAAACAAAGGGGCTGGCTAGGCTTAGCAACATGAAATGGGAGGGCAAACAACCCCGTGCGCCGCTGGCCGCGCGCCAGCGTCAAGGGCGGGATCCTGCCCCGCAGCGACGAGGGCCGGAGAGTGCCAGGGGCCTGAGGCGGCGCGTCTCAGGGCCATGGGGACAGATAAGAGGGAGGGATGTGTGTACGCCGATGTGTTGATCCTGCTGCTCTCCGCCGTTCTGCTGGTGGCCATCTTCCGACGCCTGGGCCAGCCGGTGATCCTCGCCTATCTGTTCGTCGGCATGCTGCTCGGCCCCCATGGCGCGGCCATCGTCACCGGGCAGGCCATGATGCAGACCATAGGGGAGCTCGGCATCGTCTTCCTGATGTTCTCCCTCGGCCTAGAATTCTCGCTGCCGCGCCTGCTCGCCATGCGCAAGCTGGTGCTGGGGGTCGGCGGTCTGCAGGTGCTGCTCACCTCATTGCTGTTCTTCTGGCTCGGCTGGTGGTGGGGTCTGAGTCTCTCCCAGGCGCTGGTGGTGTCCGGCACCCTGGCCCTCTCCTCCACCGCCGTGGTGATCAAGCAGCTCGGGGAGTTGCAGCAACTCCATACCCGGCGTGCCCAGCTCGGGGTGAGCGTCTTGCTGTTTCAGGATCTGGCGGTGGTACCGCTGCTGGTGATGATCCCCATACTGGCCAGGCCCGAGGTGCAGGGCAGCGCCCTGCTGGCGGAGGTGGCCTGGGCCTCCCTCAAGGGGCTGTTCGCCCTCTCGGTGCTGCTGGCGGTGGGAAAGTGGCTGCTGCCCATGGTGTTTCACGAGGTGGCGCGGGCACGCTCCGACGAGCTGTTCGTGCTCAGTACCCTGCTGGTGGCCCTGCTGGCGGCCTCCCTCACCCAGTGGATGGGGCTCTCCATGGCACTCGGGGCCTTCCTGGCCGGCATGATGCTGGGGGAGTCCCACTACCGCCATCAGCTGGAGGTGGACATCAAGCCGTTTCGGGACGTGCTGCTGGGGCTCTTCTTCATCACCATCGGCATGACCATGGAGTGGACGCTGGTGGCGAACGCCTGGTGGCAGGTGCTGCTCTGCGTGCTCGGGCTCATCCTGTGCAAGTCGCTGCTGGTGCTGCTGGCGGGCCGGCTGATGGGGGAACGCAAGCGTGATGCCATGGCCGCCGGCATCATGCTGAGCCAGGTCGGCGAGTTCGGCTTCGTGCTGCTGGCGCTGGCGAGCCACCATGGCCTGCTCGGCCACGAGCTGGTCTCCCTGCTCATCGGCGTCGGCGTCATCACCATTTCTCTCACCCCCTGGCTGGTGCAGCGGGCCCTGGGGCTGGCCCACTCCCTCACCGACGCTACCCTGCTTTCACGCGCCGGGGTCGCCCAGTCGGGGCTCAGCAAGCACCAGCATGTCATCATCGCCGGCTTCGGGCGCACCGGGCAGACCTGCGCCCGCTTTCTCAAGTTAGAGGAGATCCCCTTTCTCGCGCTGGATCTCGATCCCGAGCGGGTGAGCGAGGCCAAGCTGGCGGGGGAGCAGGTGGCGTTCGGCGATGCCAGCCGGCGCGACATCCTGCTGGCGGCCGGTCTGATGCGGGCCCGCCTGGTGATCATCACCTTCGACGATCGCAAGCGGGTCGATGCCATGCTGATGCAGATCCGGGCGCTGGCGGGGGATCTCAAGGTGCTGGTGCGAACCCGGGACGACAGCTTCCTCGAGCACTACAAGCAGGCCGGGGCCTTCGAGGTGATCCCCGAATCCCAGGAGGGGGCCCTGATGCTGGTCTCCCACCTGCTGGTCAACTGCGACATCCCCATAGGTCGGGTGATCCGGCGCATGGAGCACGAGCGCAGCAGTCAGTACCGCTTTCTCCACGGCTTCTACTGGGGGGATCAGAGCGCGGGCAACCTGGAGACGGATCAGTTGCTGGAGCGGCTGCATCCCGTGCTGCTGCACGATCAGGCCTGGGCTGTGGGGCGCCGGGTGCGGGAACTGCCCCTGGGGGAGGTGCGCATCAAGGCGGTGCATCGCGGGGAGCGCAGCCTGGAGCCTAAGGCCGATCTGAGGCTGGTGGCGGGTGATCGGCTGGTACTCTTTGGGACGGCCGTGGCCATGGAGCAGGCGGAGCAGCGCCTGCTGGAGGGTCACTAGGCTGTGCTCTCAACATGCTCAGGGGCCCTTGCCCGGGTGGCGGCTCCCCCCTGGTGGAAGCAGGCCTGTTCAGGCCTCCTCGCGGATCCGCTCTTCGATGTCGAGGAAGGACTCGATGCGCTGGCGCTGATCCAGCGCATCCTGATACCCCAGCCTTATCAGCTGCTGACAGTAACCCGGGTGAAACATCAGGAAGCTGGCCAGGCTGCTGCTCTCCTGGCCGTTCACCCCCAGCACCCGCAGCAGGCGGCGTAACTGGGTCGGCAGCTTGGGCAGGTAGTCCAGGGCAATAAGATCCAGATCCTGGCTCGGCCTGACCACGCAGGTCTCCACCTGACGCAGCTTCAGACGGTTGCGTTCCCGCGCCGGGATCAGCGACAGGGTCTGGTTGATGCGCCCCAGCCGCTCCAGATCCGAATTGAGGGTGTCGGAGAAGACGGTGTTGAGCAGGTGGCTGGCGATGTTGGAGCTGGTCAGGTGATCCTGGCGGGGGGCAGCGCTCCCCTGATGGGGGGAGTCCAGGGTCACCAGCAGGATCCGCTCCGCCCCCAGGTGAATGGCGGGGCTCAAGGGGCTCAGCTGGTGGATGGAGCCGTCACCGTAGAAGCGTTCGCCGATGCGGGTGGCCGGAAAGACGAAGGGCAGGGCCGCCGAGGCCATCAGGTGATCCGAGGTGAGCAGGGTGCGCAGGCCGCGCCGCCTGGCCCGCTCCCAGGGCAGATGCTCGGCCCGCCCCTGGAAGAAGGTGGTGGAGAGGCCGTCGTCATAGTCGGAGGCGGTGATGGCGATGGCCTCCAGACTGCCATAGAGGATGTTGTCGTCGATGCGGTGATAGTCGATGAGCTGATCCAGCAGGCGGCGCAGGGGGGCGTTGTCGAACAGGTGGAAGGCGCGGTTGCTCTGGGGGCTGATGAGACCGGCCGAGCCCTGATACAGGGTGCGCCACAGCAGCTGGCAGGGGCGGAAGTCGAAGATGTGATGGGTCTCGAAACGGCGCCAGACCCACTCCAGCTTGCGCACCCCCAGGTGAAAACAGGAGGCGTAGCACGCCAGTGCCGTGATGTTGAGGGCCCCCGCCGAGGTGCCGCACAGTATGGGGAAGGGGATGCCGAGGTTGCGGGGATAGAGCTCGGCCACCGCCTTGAGTACGCCGACCTGATAGGCGGCGCGAGCACCACCACCGGTGAGCAGAAGAGCTGTATTGGGTCTGGCCATGCTGCTGCGCCTTATTGTGATTGCAAGGGCGGGTTGCCACCGCGCAATTTAACTATAAGACGTTGTATCCCGGATAAAAATGGGCCGCCTCATCATTTTTTGAGGCGACCGGTGCGGCGGGATCAGGCCGTGCCCCTGGGCTGGGTCAGCTGATCGAAAGCGGCGAAAACGGGGGGGCTTGCCAGGATGCGGCCATGGCCGAGCCCACGGGTACTCACCAGCCGGGTACGGCCGTCCTCTGCCGCCCGCAACGAGTCTTTATGGGGGGCAAACCTGTCCTCCTCGTCATGGACGATCAGGGCCACCCCTTCGCGATTGGCGAGCCGGCCGAGGGGGTCCACAGTGCTCAAGGGATGCTGGTATTCGTGCTCGATCTCCTTGACCACGGCATCGAACAGCCGGATGGAGTAGCCGGAACGGGCCACCATGCCATAGAGCTGGGGCACGTAGTCGAGCACGGGGGAGATGAGCAGCAGCGGCAGCGCGTCGAGGTCGGGGTGGCGGCTGCTGAGGGTGACGGCGCCTCCCATGCTGTGGGTGATGACCCCCTGAACTGGGCCGACGCGGGCGAGGATCTCGTCGAAGGCACGCACGAAGCGGGGCAGGTGACCCGTGCTGCCCTCGCTCTGGCCGTGGGCGGGGTGATCATAGGCCAGCGCCGTGAAGCCCTGGGCGGCGATATGGCTCATCAGCGGGTAGAACTGGCTGGCACTGCCGGACCACCCGTGCATCAGCAGCCAGACCGGTCCCTGGCCGAGGCGATAGCTCATCAGGGTGCCCTCTCCGGTGTGGATGGCCTGCTGCACCAGGCCGGCGGGGGCGGCGACCTCACGGGTGGGGCGCTGCGGGGTGAGCAGCAACTTGCTGGCGGTGCGTTTGGCGTGGGCCGGGGCCAGTGCGTGGTGCAGTCGGGTGCCAAGGCCCAGCAGCAACTTGCTCGGGCTGACGCGGCGGGTGTTGAAATAGATCTTGCTGCTCATGGTCATCCTGTGGTTTTTATGTGCGAACGCTCGTGCTTTTTTGTCTGTTTTTAAAAAGAAGAGCCAAAACCTCAGCGCCAGCTGGTCAGCAGATCTTCCACCTCGGGCCAGAAGTGACGGCCCGGATCCTGACACAAGTCCAGCGCGTTGAACACCTGATCTCCCAGATAGAGGCCATAGAGCCGGTAGACGGCGCGCCAGGGATCCAGGTCCCCGCGCCACTCTCCCTTCTCCTGGCCCTGCACCACCTGGCGAGCCAGGTAGTCGAGCCAGAAGCGCACCAGCTGGCGGGCCGCCTGCTGCACCTCCCCCTCCTGGGCCGAGGTCCAGGCGTCGAGGAACATGCAGCGTCCGGCAAAGCTCTGGTTCCAGGCCAGCCAGGCCTGCAGCAGGGCCAGCAGTTTTTCCTGCTGGGTGCCGTGCTGCTGCTGGCGCACCGGCTGGATCACCCGCTCCCGGAACACCTCGGCGGAATGGGTGAGCACGGCGATCTGCAGGTTGTCGCGAGACTGGAAATGGGCGAACAGACCGCTCTTGGACATCTCGCACGCACTGGCCAGCGAGCCTATGGTCAGGCTCTCGAGCCCCTGCTGGCTCGCCTGCTCGAACGCAGTCTGCAAAATGTTGTCGCGGGTCAGGCGGCCCTTGCTCATCGCACTCTCCTCTCTGGGTCCTGCAGCATAAAGTACGATCGTGCTAATTGTCGAGCCGCAAACCGCTATTGTGCTGGAGAGAAGGCGCTGACTCAGTTGTCCTCGGTGTCGAACGTGCGATGGGTTTGTGGCTACGGCTCAGTTGTCCTTGATGTCCATCTGCTGCAGGGCGATGACCGCCTGGGTGCGGTTCTTGACGCCGAGTTTGCGGAAGGTGGAAGTGATATGGGCCCTGAGGGTGACAAGAGTCTCAGTTGTCCTTGATGTCCATCTGCTGCAGAGCGATGACCGCCTGGGTGCGGTGCTTGACGCCGAGCTTGCGGAAGGTGGAAGTGATATGGGCCCTGAGGGTAACAAGAATCTCAGTTGTCCTTGATGTCCATCTGCTGCAGGGCGATGACCGCCTGGGTGCGATTCTTGACGCCGAGTTTGCGGAAGATGGCGGTGATGTGTGCCTTGATGGTGGCCTCGGAGACGTTGAGCTCCCAGGCGATCTGCTTGTTGAGGCTGCCGTCCCGCAGCATGATCAGCACCTTGTATTGCTGGGGGGTGAGGCTGGCCAGCTTGCTGGCGAAGTCGGGACCATCCTCGGACTCGGGGTGAAGGGAGATCCCTTCCGGCACCCAGTTATCTCCCCCGATCACCGTATTGAGGGCGCTGACCAGCTCCTTCATGGGAACCGACTTGGGAATGAAGCCCAGGGCCCCGAGGCGCAGCACCTGCTGGATGATGGCGGCATCTTCCGAGGCGGAGACCACGACGATGGGGAGGTCCGGGTACTGGCCGCGCAGATAGGCCAGTCCCTCGAAGCCGTTGGCCCCCGGCATCTTGAGATCGAGCAGCAGCAGATCGACTTCGGGGTGCTCCGCGAGCAGGTGGGTCAGGCTGTCGATGGAGTCGGCCTCCAGCAGCCTGGCCTCGTCGATGGCCATGTGCACCGCTTGATAGAGGGCGCCCCGAAACAGGGGGTGGTCATCTGCGATGACGATGGTAAATTGGCTGTCCATTGCTCACATTTTTGCTAACTGATTGTTTTGAAAAATCAAACTAGCACTGCTCCCCAAGGGGGTCAAACTCGCAGGTGTGCAAATGTGAGGCGACCATGAGATGTCGTGCCCGCGGGGCCGATGCCGGGTCATGAACAACCCCAACGCAGGAGGCAATAAATGGGATCCTTGGTATTGACGGTAGGCACAGGTTCCACCTGGGCGATGCGGGCGTCGCTGGTGCTCGCCATGAGCGGACTGGAGTGGCAGGAGCAGGTGTTCGATCTGGAGGATGCCAAGGCGTTGGCGCGGCTCAAGCGCACGGCGCCAGCCGGGCTGGTGCCCTGGCTGGATGACGGTGAGCTGCGGATCCACGACTCCCTCGCCATCGCCGAGTATCTCCACGAGCTGTGCCCGGCGCGCCACCTCTATCCGGTGGATAGGGCCGAGCGGGCATTGGCCCGCAGCCTCTGCGCCGAGCTGCACTCGGGCTTTGGCCAGATCCGCAGTCGCTTGCCCTTCTTCCTCGGTGCACCGACCCAGAGCGAACCCCCGGTAGAGACCCTGGGGGAGCTGGCCCGGCTGCAGACGCTCTGGTCCCAGGCTCGGGGGCCCTTCTACTTTGAGGAGGCGGGGATCCTCGATGCCTTCTATGCCGTGATGGCCTATCGGCTGGCGAGCTACGGCATAGACTTGCCCGGTCAGGCGGGGGCCTATCAGCAAGCCTTGCTGGCCTGGCCCCTGTGGCAGGAGACCCTGGTCAAGGCGCGGCTGCAGTGGCCGGCCATCGCCCGGCAGCCGGCATGAGGTGAAGGGGCCTGCGCAATAAGAGAGGGGAGCCATTGGCTCCCCTCTCGTTTGTCTGGTGCTGGCCGGGTTACGGCTGCCGGCCGGCGAACACCACCACCACCTTGTCCTCCCCCTTCTCCCGCACGAAGCTGTAGGGGGCATCGGACAGCTTCTTGTGGCTGCCTGCCGCCACCGCCGGGTGGGCGGCGCGGAACTGGCCGAGCCTTTGCCAGTGCTTGACCAGCTCAGCCTTCTCGCCGCTCCCGATCTCCTGCCAGTTCATGTCGGATCGCACGCTCTGATCGAACACGCCGCCATCCTTGGCCAGACCCCGGCCAGACTCGTCCCCGTAGTAGAGCTGGATGCCCCCCGGCAACAGCATAAAGCTGTTGGCGACTCTGCGTTGCAGCGGCACGTCCTGATAGTCACCAAAGAACAGCTTGGTGTCGTGGGAGCTGATGTAGCTCAGCACGTTGAACTCGGGATCCTGGTTGATGCGGCTGGCGTAGCTGGCATAGGTGGGATCGGCGCCTGCCATGCACTGGGCCTGGGGCAGGGCGAACTCCCGCTGATAGTCGAAGTTGATCAGGGAATCGAAGCCGTTCTGGTACCAGAAATCCTTGGCGACCCCGTGATCCCACACCTCGCCCACCATGTAGAAGGGTAGATCGTCGAGGGCCTTGCCCGGGTTGGCGGTCTTCCACTCCTTGAGCGCCGCCGTGCCCGCCTGCTTGAGCCTGGCCCAGACCGCCGGCTCCAGGTGCTTGACGGTGTCGGCCCGGAAGCCGTCGATGCCGAAGCGGCGTACCCAGTCGGTGTGCCAGGCAATGAGATAATCGCTGACGCTTGCGTTGGGGAGCGCCTTGGCCCGGGTATCCTGCTTGGCGGCGAGCAGAGGGGGCAGGCCCACCGGCTTGCTGGACTCGGTCAGGAAGTCCGGCAGCCCCGCCACCGAGCCGGTGACGTCGTCAGTGCCGGGCTGCGGGTAACCGGGCAGGCCTGCACGCACCCAGTCAGGGCCCCACCATTTGCTCCACTCGCTCGATTGGTAGTCGATAAACTGGTTGTAGCCATGCCAGTTGAGGCCACCACTCGGGCTCCACTGGTTCCAGGTGGCCGGCAACTTGCCGCTGTTCTGGGTGAGGTCGGTGAGCCCCAGATCCTGCAGATCCGCCAGGGTGGCGTAACCGGCGTGGTTCATCACCACGTCCAGGATGATCCGCATGCCGCGCTTGTGGGCCTCGTCCACTAGCGTCTTCAGGCTCTCCTCGTCGCCGTAGTTGGGATCTATCTTGGTGAAGTCCAGCGCCCAGTAGCCGTGGTAGGCATAGAAGGGGAAGTTGCCCTGCTCGCCGCCGCCGATGAAGCCGTGCACCTGTTCCACCATAGGAGTGATCCAGATGGCATTCATGCCGAGGCTCTTGATGTAGTCGAGCTTCTCGGTCAGCCCCTTGAAGTCGCCGCCATGCCAGGTGGCGACCTCATCCTGACCATCCTTCTGGCGGCCGAAGCTGTGATCGTTGGCGGGATCGCCGTTGTGGAAGCGGTCGGTCAGGAGGAAATAGACGCTCGCCTGATCCCAGCTGAAGGGGGCCGCCTTGGCCGCCTTGACCGGTTCGAGCAGCAGCAGGCCGCCGCTCTCCTTGCTCGGGGTCAGGGTCAGCTTGCCCTGGGTGACCACGGCCTCCTGTCTGGAGTAGGCATCCCGCAGCCGGGTGCCGTCGGGCCAGACTCCTTTCAGCAACACCGTCACCGGGCCACCATCCCAGGCGATACAGGGCTCT from Aeromonas rivipollensis carries:
- a CDS encoding alpha-amylase, with translation MRSSSRLDLRPSALWLALLVTPLFAGQAMAAPEVYLHVDGKPVAEALTLDKGTVTLTHRLDKGSHQIRISDAGNSCGTSFGPTEVKALPFGTAQPMDKCSKGASFNLRVMLAGDYEFTFNPDTPSLKVLRATKKSEFKRQPPTEPCIAWDGGPVTVLLKGVWPDGTRLRDAYSRQEAVVTQGKLTLTPSKESGGLLLLEPVKAAKAAPFSWDQASVYFLLTDRFHNGDPANDHSFGRQKDGQDEVATWHGGDFKGLTEKLDYIKSLGMNAIWITPMVEQVHGFIGGGEQGNFPFYAYHGYWALDFTKIDPNYGDEESLKTLVDEAHKRGMRIILDVVMNHAGYATLADLQDLGLTDLTQNSGKLPATWNQWSPSGGLNWHGYNQFIDYQSSEWSKWWGPDWVRAGLPGYPQPGTDDVTGSVAGLPDFLTESSKPVGLPPLLAAKQDTRAKALPNASVSDYLIAWHTDWVRRFGIDGFRADTVKHLEPAVWARLKQAGTAALKEWKTANPGKALDDLPFYMVGEVWDHGVAKDFWYQNGFDSLINFDYQREFALPQAQCMAGADPTYASYASRINQDPEFNVLSYISSHDTKLFFGDYQDVPLQRRVANSFMLLPGGIQLYYGDESGRGLAKDGGVFDQSVRSDMNWQEIGSGEKAELVKHWQRLGQFRAAHPAVAAGSHKKLSDAPYSFVREKGEDKVVVVFAGRQP
- the tilS gene encoding tRNA lysidine(34) synthetase TilS is translated as MISRVYSRFCQTLPAPEGSRGLLVAFSGGLDSTVLLVLAARFAREQGLALRALHVHHGLSPHADDWVAHCEGVCQQLAVPLMVERVQLQRGNGDSLEAQAREARYQRLAASLGEGEWLLTAHHQDDQLETLLLALKRGAGLRGLAGMVPNQPFAGGRLLRPLLEVSRAELAELAETLPYGWVEDESNQDVSYDRNFLRQQLIPQLKARWPAMAQTAARSMALCAEQEALISELAEADWQRAGEGEALRIEALLPLSPVRRNNLLRHWIRRQGGEMPSRELLGLLWQEVALAREDANPRLSLQGLECRRFQGRLHLVPPGLAPREEVLPIRVGETLCLPDGLGAFRLLSSDGGEGLRPPREDEPLSVRFQVASGVMLKPVGRVGSRRLKKLLQEHGVPSWQRGRIPILYYGEQVALVAGLFVCDGFLAPEGGIKGDWLRAVTPELD
- a CDS encoding TetR/AcrR family transcriptional regulator, whose protein sequence is MSKGRLTRDNILQTAFEQASQQGLESLTIGSLASACEMSKSGLFAHFQSRDNLQIAVLTHSAEVFRERVIQPVRQQQHGTQQEKLLALLQAWLAWNQSFAGRCMFLDAWTSAQEGEVQQAARQLVRFWLDYLARQVVQGQEKGEWRGDLDPWRAVYRLYGLYLGDQVFNALDLCQDPGRHFWPEVEDLLTSWR
- a CDS encoding alpha/beta fold hydrolase, whose product is MSSKIYFNTRRVSPSKLLLGLGTRLHHALAPAHAKRTASKLLLTPQRPTREVAAPAGLVQQAIHTGEGTLMSYRLGQGPVWLLMHGWSGSASQFYPLMSHIAAQGFTALAYDHPAHGQSEGSTGHLPRFVRAFDEILARVGPVQGVITHSMGGAVTLSSRHPDLDALPLLLISPVLDYVPQLYGMVARSGYSIRLFDAVVKEIEHEYQHPLSTVDPLGRLANREGVALIVHDEEDRFAPHKDSLRAAEDGRTRLVSTRGLGHGRILASPPVFAAFDQLTQPRGTA
- a CDS encoding glutathione S-transferase produces the protein MGSLVLTVGTGSTWAMRASLVLAMSGLEWQEQVFDLEDAKALARLKRTAPAGLVPWLDDGELRIHDSLAIAEYLHELCPARHLYPVDRAERALARSLCAELHSGFGQIRSRLPFFLGAPTQSEPPVETLGELARLQTLWSQARGPFYFEEAGILDAFYAVMAYRLASYGIDLPGQAGAYQQALLAWPLWQETLVKARLQWPAIARQPA
- a CDS encoding patatin-like phospholipase family protein is translated as MARPNTALLLTGGGARAAYQVGVLKAVAELYPRNLGIPFPILCGTSAGALNITALACYASCFHLGVRKLEWVWRRFETHHIFDFRPCQLLWRTLYQGSAGLISPQSNRAFHLFDNAPLRRLLDQLIDYHRIDDNILYGSLEAIAITASDYDDGLSTTFFQGRAEHLPWERARRRGLRTLLTSDHLMASAALPFVFPATRIGERFYGDGSIHQLSPLSPAIHLGAERILLVTLDSPHQGSAAPRQDHLTSSNIASHLLNTVFSDTLNSDLERLGRINQTLSLIPARERNRLKLRQVETCVVRPSQDLDLIALDYLPKLPTQLRRLLRVLGVNGQESSSLASFLMFHPGYCQQLIRLGYQDALDQRQRIESFLDIEERIREEA
- a CDS encoding response regulator → MDSQFTIVIADDHPLFRGALYQAVHMAIDEARLLEADSIDSLTHLLAEHPEVDLLLLDLKMPGANGFEGLAYLRGQYPDLPIVVVSASEDAAIIQQVLRLGALGFIPKSVPMKELVSALNTVIGGDNWVPEGISLHPESEDGPDFASKLASLTPQQYKVLIMLRDGSLNKQIAWELNVSEATIKAHITAIFRKLGVKNRTQAVIALQQMDIKDN
- a CDS encoding cation:proton antiporter, with the protein product MYADVLILLLSAVLLVAIFRRLGQPVILAYLFVGMLLGPHGAAIVTGQAMMQTIGELGIVFLMFSLGLEFSLPRLLAMRKLVLGVGGLQVLLTSLLFFWLGWWWGLSLSQALVVSGTLALSSTAVVIKQLGELQQLHTRRAQLGVSVLLFQDLAVVPLLVMIPILARPEVQGSALLAEVAWASLKGLFALSVLLAVGKWLLPMVFHEVARARSDELFVLSTLLVALLAASLTQWMGLSMALGAFLAGMMLGESHYRHQLEVDIKPFRDVLLGLFFITIGMTMEWTLVANAWWQVLLCVLGLILCKSLLVLLAGRLMGERKRDAMAAGIMLSQVGEFGFVLLALASHHGLLGHELVSLLIGVGVITISLTPWLVQRALGLAHSLTDATLLSRAGVAQSGLSKHQHVIIAGFGRTGQTCARFLKLEEIPFLALDLDPERVSEAKLAGEQVAFGDASRRDILLAAGLMRARLVIITFDDRKRVDAMLMQIRALAGDLKVLVRTRDDSFLEHYKQAGAFEVIPESQEGALMLVSHLLVNCDIPIGRVIRRMEHERSSQYRFLHGFYWGDQSAGNLETDQLLERLHPVLLHDQAWAVGRRVRELPLGEVRIKAVHRGERSLEPKADLRLVAGDRLVLFGTAVAMEQAEQRLLEGH
- a CDS encoding GGDEF domain-containing protein produces the protein MENTSSLNGFGHGIEQWVQQMERLTPLTGQDTYQQLQELLRQRDLDALLAIFAERVAKIVRIHTLHLDCGQPHSLIAHAPQARQVLHSYRFELRGQHEQLLGQLHYELEQPLSDGQRRQLGQYHQLFCLPLPLYLRLSRLEQQVRLDHLTGLGNRSYFDEAIGRAVEQHCREPHGLVLVLLDLDRFKQVNDTWGHPVGDLVLSRFAQLLQGCIRGTDQAFRLGGDEFALLLQPADPEAWRPVWLRLQHVLHSHKELSAFSVGCSLGAASWHSGMDVQRLYATADAHLYARKKAGVTGSSE